A portion of the Zootoca vivipara chromosome 6, rZooViv1.1, whole genome shotgun sequence genome contains these proteins:
- the YTHDF2 gene encoding YTH domain-containing family protein 2 isoform X2: MSASSLLEQRPKGQGTKVQNGSVHQKDGLNDDDIEPYLSPQARPLQLACLHPVPHLPWISSKLTTGPWSDEKKRAGCYQRTYDTSCQNNAYTAMSDSYMPNYYSPSIGFSYSLGEAAWSTGGDPPMPYLTSYGQISNGEPHFLPDAMFGQPGALGSTPFLGQHGFNFFPSGIDFSAWGNNSSQGQSTQSSGYSSNYAYAPSSLGGAMIDGQSAFASETLNKAPGMNTIDQGMAALKLGSTDVASNVPKVVGSAVGSGSIASNIVASNSLPPATIAPPKPASWADIASKPAKQQPKLKTKNGIAGTSLPPPPIKHNMDIGTWDNKGPVTKNASQALVQNIGQPPTQISPQPMGQQMSNSPPAVQPSAGQQPQPLPPPPPQTTQLPVQQQAAQPARWVAPRNRGNGFGQNGVDGSAVGQSQATSGSAPSEPHPVLEKLRSINNYNPKDFDWNPKHGRVFIIKSYSEDDIHRSIKYNIWCSTEHGNKRLDAAYRSMNGKGPVYLLFSVNGSGHFCGVAEMKSAVDYNTCAGVWSQDKWKGRFDVRWIFVKDVPNSQLRHIRLENNENKPVTNSRDTQEVPLEKAKQVLKIIATYKHTTSIFDDFSHYEKRQEEEENVKKERQGRVK, encoded by the exons CTCCAGTTGGCTTGTCTGCATCCCGTTCCCCACTTACCCTGGATATCAAGTAAACTGACTACAGGACCTTGGTCGGATGAAAAGAAAAGAGCTGGGTGTTACCAGCGTACTTATGACACCTCATGCCAG AACAACGCGTACACTGCAATGTCTGATTCCTATATGCCGAATTACTACAGTCCATCCATTGGATTCTCCTACTCTTTGGGTGAAGCTGCTTGGTCTACAGGGGGTGATCCACCAATGCCCTACTTAACATCTTATGGACAGATAAGCAATGGAGAACCTCACTTTCTCCCAGATGCCATGTTTGGACAGCCAGGGGCCCTTGGCAGCACACCATTTCTTGGACAGCATGGCTTTAACTTTTTTCCAAGTGGAATTGACTTCTCAGCTTGGGGCAATAACAGTTCTCAGGGGCAATCAACTCAAAGTTCTGGATATAGTAGCAACTATGCTTATGCACCAAGCTCATTGGGTGGAGCCATGATTGATGGACAGTCTGCTTTTGCTAGTGAGACCCTGAATAAGGCACCTGGCATGAATACCATTGACCAAGGGATGGCAGCTTTGAAGCTAGGCAGCACTGATGTAGCAAGCAATGTCCCAAAAGTGGTTGGCTCTGCTGTTGGCAGTGGGTCTATTGCCAGCAATATTGTAGCTTCTAATAGCTTGCCTCCAGCTACCATTGCTCCTCCAAAGCCAGCATCCTGGGCTGATATTGCCAGCAAACCTGCAAAACAGCAACCCAAGTTGAAGACCAAGAATGGCATTGCAGGGACAAGTCTTCCACCACCTCCCATAAAACATAACATGGATATTGGAACTTGGGATAACAAAGGGCCAGTGACAAAAAATGCTTCCCAGGCTTTAGTTCAGAATATTGGTCAACCACCAACCCAAATATCTCCCCAACCGATGGGTCAGCAAATGAGTAACAGCCCTCCAGCTGTGCAGCCTTCCGCTGGACAACAGCCACAACCcctgccacctccaccacccCAAACAACTCAGCTGCCAGTGCAGCAACAGGCAGCTCAGCCTGCCCGCTGGGTTGCACCTCGTAACCGTGGCAATGGGTTTGGCCAGAATGGAGTGGATGGTAGTGCAGTTGGACAGTCTCAGGCCACTTCTGGTTCTGCCCCTTCGGAGCCACACCCAGTCTTGGAGAAGTTGAGGTCCATCAACAACTATAACCCTAAGGATTTTGACTGGAACCCGAAACATGGTCGGGTTTTCATTATCAAGAGTTACTCTGAGGATGATATCCATCGTTCCATTAAATATAACATCTGGTGCAGTACAGAGCATGGTAATAAGAGACTGGATGCTGCTTACCGCTCCATGAATGGAAAAGGTCCTGTTTACTTACTGTTCAGTGTCAATGGCAGTGGTCATTTCTGCGGAGTTGCAGAAATGAAATCTGCTGTGGACTACAACACATGCGCAGGCGTGTGGTCCCAGGACAAATGGAAGGGACGCTTTGATGTCCGGTGGATTTTTGTGAAGGACGTTCCCAACAGCCAACTGCGGCACATTCGCCTAGAGAACAATGAGAATAAACCAGTGACCAACTCCAGGGACACTCAGGAGGTTCCTCTGGAAAAGGctaagcaggtgctgaaaatcATTGCTACTTACAAGCACACCACTTCCATCTTTGATGACTTCTCACACTATGAGAaacgccaggaggaggaggaaaatgtgaaaAAG GAACGTCAAGGCCGTGTCAAGTAA
- the YTHDF2 gene encoding YTH domain-containing family protein 2 isoform X1, whose product MSASSLLEQRPKGQGTKVQNGSVHQKDGLNDDDIEPYLSPQARPLQLACLHPVPHLPWISSKLTTGPWSDEKKRAGCYQRTYDTSCQNNAYTAMSDSYMPNYYSPSIGFSYSLGEAAWSTGGDPPMPYLTSYGQISNGEPHFLPDAMFGQPGALGSTPFLGQHGFNFFPSGIDFSAWGNNSSQGQSTQSSGYSSNYAYAPSSLGGAMIDGQSAFASETLNKAPGMNTIDQGMAALKLGSTDVASNVPKVVGSAVGSGSIASNIVASNSLPPATIAPPKPASWADIASKPAKQQPKLKTKNGIAGTSLPPPPIKHNMDIGTWDNKGPVTKNASQALVQNIGQPPTQISPQPMGQQMSNSPPAVQPSAGQQPQPLPPPPPQTTQLPVQQQAAQPARWVAPRNRGNGFGQNGVDGSAVGQSQATSGSAPSEPHPVLEKLRSINNYNPKDFDWNPKHGRVFIIKSYSEDDIHRSIKYNIWCSTEHGNKRLDAAYRSMNGKGPVYLLFSVNGSGHFCGVAEMKSAVDYNTCAGVWSQDKWKGRFDVRWIFVKDVPNSQLRHIRLENNENKPVTNSRDTQEVPLEKAKQVLKIIATYKHTTSIFDDFSHYEKRQEEEENVKKVLYNDDFIQIMERQGRVK is encoded by the exons CTCCAGTTGGCTTGTCTGCATCCCGTTCCCCACTTACCCTGGATATCAAGTAAACTGACTACAGGACCTTGGTCGGATGAAAAGAAAAGAGCTGGGTGTTACCAGCGTACTTATGACACCTCATGCCAG AACAACGCGTACACTGCAATGTCTGATTCCTATATGCCGAATTACTACAGTCCATCCATTGGATTCTCCTACTCTTTGGGTGAAGCTGCTTGGTCTACAGGGGGTGATCCACCAATGCCCTACTTAACATCTTATGGACAGATAAGCAATGGAGAACCTCACTTTCTCCCAGATGCCATGTTTGGACAGCCAGGGGCCCTTGGCAGCACACCATTTCTTGGACAGCATGGCTTTAACTTTTTTCCAAGTGGAATTGACTTCTCAGCTTGGGGCAATAACAGTTCTCAGGGGCAATCAACTCAAAGTTCTGGATATAGTAGCAACTATGCTTATGCACCAAGCTCATTGGGTGGAGCCATGATTGATGGACAGTCTGCTTTTGCTAGTGAGACCCTGAATAAGGCACCTGGCATGAATACCATTGACCAAGGGATGGCAGCTTTGAAGCTAGGCAGCACTGATGTAGCAAGCAATGTCCCAAAAGTGGTTGGCTCTGCTGTTGGCAGTGGGTCTATTGCCAGCAATATTGTAGCTTCTAATAGCTTGCCTCCAGCTACCATTGCTCCTCCAAAGCCAGCATCCTGGGCTGATATTGCCAGCAAACCTGCAAAACAGCAACCCAAGTTGAAGACCAAGAATGGCATTGCAGGGACAAGTCTTCCACCACCTCCCATAAAACATAACATGGATATTGGAACTTGGGATAACAAAGGGCCAGTGACAAAAAATGCTTCCCAGGCTTTAGTTCAGAATATTGGTCAACCACCAACCCAAATATCTCCCCAACCGATGGGTCAGCAAATGAGTAACAGCCCTCCAGCTGTGCAGCCTTCCGCTGGACAACAGCCACAACCcctgccacctccaccacccCAAACAACTCAGCTGCCAGTGCAGCAACAGGCAGCTCAGCCTGCCCGCTGGGTTGCACCTCGTAACCGTGGCAATGGGTTTGGCCAGAATGGAGTGGATGGTAGTGCAGTTGGACAGTCTCAGGCCACTTCTGGTTCTGCCCCTTCGGAGCCACACCCAGTCTTGGAGAAGTTGAGGTCCATCAACAACTATAACCCTAAGGATTTTGACTGGAACCCGAAACATGGTCGGGTTTTCATTATCAAGAGTTACTCTGAGGATGATATCCATCGTTCCATTAAATATAACATCTGGTGCAGTACAGAGCATGGTAATAAGAGACTGGATGCTGCTTACCGCTCCATGAATGGAAAAGGTCCTGTTTACTTACTGTTCAGTGTCAATGGCAGTGGTCATTTCTGCGGAGTTGCAGAAATGAAATCTGCTGTGGACTACAACACATGCGCAGGCGTGTGGTCCCAGGACAAATGGAAGGGACGCTTTGATGTCCGGTGGATTTTTGTGAAGGACGTTCCCAACAGCCAACTGCGGCACATTCGCCTAGAGAACAATGAGAATAAACCAGTGACCAACTCCAGGGACACTCAGGAGGTTCCTCTGGAAAAGGctaagcaggtgctgaaaatcATTGCTACTTACAAGCACACCACTTCCATCTTTGATGACTTCTCACACTATGAGAaacgccaggaggaggaggaaaatgtgaaaAAG GTGCTGTACAACGATGACTTCATTCAAATTATG GAACGTCAAGGCCGTGTCAAGTAA
- the YTHDF2 gene encoding YTH domain-containing family protein 2 isoform X3 — protein MSASSLLEQRPKGQGTKVQNGSVHQKDGLNDDDIEPYLSPQARPNNAYTAMSDSYMPNYYSPSIGFSYSLGEAAWSTGGDPPMPYLTSYGQISNGEPHFLPDAMFGQPGALGSTPFLGQHGFNFFPSGIDFSAWGNNSSQGQSTQSSGYSSNYAYAPSSLGGAMIDGQSAFASETLNKAPGMNTIDQGMAALKLGSTDVASNVPKVVGSAVGSGSIASNIVASNSLPPATIAPPKPASWADIASKPAKQQPKLKTKNGIAGTSLPPPPIKHNMDIGTWDNKGPVTKNASQALVQNIGQPPTQISPQPMGQQMSNSPPAVQPSAGQQPQPLPPPPPQTTQLPVQQQAAQPARWVAPRNRGNGFGQNGVDGSAVGQSQATSGSAPSEPHPVLEKLRSINNYNPKDFDWNPKHGRVFIIKSYSEDDIHRSIKYNIWCSTEHGNKRLDAAYRSMNGKGPVYLLFSVNGSGHFCGVAEMKSAVDYNTCAGVWSQDKWKGRFDVRWIFVKDVPNSQLRHIRLENNENKPVTNSRDTQEVPLEKAKQVLKIIATYKHTTSIFDDFSHYEKRQEEEENVKKVLYNDDFIQIMERQGRVK, from the exons AACAACGCGTACACTGCAATGTCTGATTCCTATATGCCGAATTACTACAGTCCATCCATTGGATTCTCCTACTCTTTGGGTGAAGCTGCTTGGTCTACAGGGGGTGATCCACCAATGCCCTACTTAACATCTTATGGACAGATAAGCAATGGAGAACCTCACTTTCTCCCAGATGCCATGTTTGGACAGCCAGGGGCCCTTGGCAGCACACCATTTCTTGGACAGCATGGCTTTAACTTTTTTCCAAGTGGAATTGACTTCTCAGCTTGGGGCAATAACAGTTCTCAGGGGCAATCAACTCAAAGTTCTGGATATAGTAGCAACTATGCTTATGCACCAAGCTCATTGGGTGGAGCCATGATTGATGGACAGTCTGCTTTTGCTAGTGAGACCCTGAATAAGGCACCTGGCATGAATACCATTGACCAAGGGATGGCAGCTTTGAAGCTAGGCAGCACTGATGTAGCAAGCAATGTCCCAAAAGTGGTTGGCTCTGCTGTTGGCAGTGGGTCTATTGCCAGCAATATTGTAGCTTCTAATAGCTTGCCTCCAGCTACCATTGCTCCTCCAAAGCCAGCATCCTGGGCTGATATTGCCAGCAAACCTGCAAAACAGCAACCCAAGTTGAAGACCAAGAATGGCATTGCAGGGACAAGTCTTCCACCACCTCCCATAAAACATAACATGGATATTGGAACTTGGGATAACAAAGGGCCAGTGACAAAAAATGCTTCCCAGGCTTTAGTTCAGAATATTGGTCAACCACCAACCCAAATATCTCCCCAACCGATGGGTCAGCAAATGAGTAACAGCCCTCCAGCTGTGCAGCCTTCCGCTGGACAACAGCCACAACCcctgccacctccaccacccCAAACAACTCAGCTGCCAGTGCAGCAACAGGCAGCTCAGCCTGCCCGCTGGGTTGCACCTCGTAACCGTGGCAATGGGTTTGGCCAGAATGGAGTGGATGGTAGTGCAGTTGGACAGTCTCAGGCCACTTCTGGTTCTGCCCCTTCGGAGCCACACCCAGTCTTGGAGAAGTTGAGGTCCATCAACAACTATAACCCTAAGGATTTTGACTGGAACCCGAAACATGGTCGGGTTTTCATTATCAAGAGTTACTCTGAGGATGATATCCATCGTTCCATTAAATATAACATCTGGTGCAGTACAGAGCATGGTAATAAGAGACTGGATGCTGCTTACCGCTCCATGAATGGAAAAGGTCCTGTTTACTTACTGTTCAGTGTCAATGGCAGTGGTCATTTCTGCGGAGTTGCAGAAATGAAATCTGCTGTGGACTACAACACATGCGCAGGCGTGTGGTCCCAGGACAAATGGAAGGGACGCTTTGATGTCCGGTGGATTTTTGTGAAGGACGTTCCCAACAGCCAACTGCGGCACATTCGCCTAGAGAACAATGAGAATAAACCAGTGACCAACTCCAGGGACACTCAGGAGGTTCCTCTGGAAAAGGctaagcaggtgctgaaaatcATTGCTACTTACAAGCACACCACTTCCATCTTTGATGACTTCTCACACTATGAGAaacgccaggaggaggaggaaaatgtgaaaAAG GTGCTGTACAACGATGACTTCATTCAAATTATG GAACGTCAAGGCCGTGTCAAGTAA